A DNA window from Vigna unguiculata cultivar IT97K-499-35 chromosome 10, ASM411807v1, whole genome shotgun sequence contains the following coding sequences:
- the LOC114167203 gene encoding hydroquinone glucosyltransferase-like yields the protein MEKTTHIAVIPGIGFTHLAPILNFSKRIVQLHPHFHVTCIIPSIGSLPNASKAILQTLPPNINPILLPPVNLNDQPQGTRPLIKMHLAMTRSMQSIHHTLKSITSNAPIVAMIIDSFAGEALDFAREFNILCYMYFPCSVTTLSTYLYMPKLDEETTCEYKDLPHPVQVPGCVPFHGRDLCCATQDRSALPYKLFLQRVKCIPLVDGVFVNSFLEMEKGPLRALEEEGKGYPPVYPVGPIVETGTTCTTGSECLTWLDKQQDGSVLYVCFGSGGTLSQEQMNELAHGLELSKHKFLWVVRAPSDEASAGYLVGDKDADPLEFLPSGFLERTKEQGMVVPSWVPQIEILRHSSVGGFLSHCGWNSTLESMVHGVPLITWPLFAEQRMNAVVMSEGVKVGVRPRVSENGLVERVEIVKVIKCLMEEEEGREMRKRMKELKEDAANAIKEDGSSTKTLSQIAFKWKSLACENRFC from the coding sequence ATGGAGAAAACAACACACATAGCAGTTATTCCTGGTATAGGCTTCACCCATTTAGCTCCCATTCTTAATTTCTCCAAACGAATTGTTCAGCTTCACCCACATTTTCATGTCACCTGCATCATTCCCTCAATTGGCTCTCTCCCAAATGCCTCAAAAGCCATTCTTCAAACTCTTCCTCCTAACATCAACCCCATTTTGCTTCCACCGGTTAACCTCAATGACCAACCACAAGGGACTCGTCCACTAATCAAAATGCATCTCGCTATGACTCGCTCTATGCAATCTATTCATCACACTCTAAAGTCCATAACTTCAAACGCACCCATCGTCGCCATGATCATTGATTCTTTTGCCGGTGAAGCACTAGATTTCGCTCGGGAGTTCAACATCTTGTGCTACATGTACTTCCCTTGCTCAGTCACCACACTCTCCACGTACCTCTACATGCCAAAGTTGGATGAGGAAACAACATGTGAGTACAAAGATCTGCCACATCCTGTCCAAGTACCAGGTTGTGTTCCATTTCATGGTCGGGATCTATGTTGCGCAACACAAGACCGGAGTGCTCTCCCTTACAAACTCTTTCTACAACGTGTTAAATGTATTCCTCTTGTTGATGGAGTCTTTGTTAATAGCTTCTTGGAAATGGAAAAAGGTCCTCTAAGAGCATTGGAAGAGGAGGGTAAAGGGTACCCTCCGGTGTATCCTGTTGGACCAATTGTCGAAACTGGGACAACTTGTACAACTGGGTCGGAGTGTCTGACATGGTTGGACAAACAACAAGATGGTTCGGTTTTGTATGTTTGTTTTGGGAGTGGTGGAACACTCTCACAAGAGCAAATGAATGAGCTGGCACATGGCTTGGAATTGAGCAAGCACAAGTTCCTGTGGGTTGTGAGAGCACCAAGTGATGAAGCCAGTGCTGGTTATCTTGTTGGAGATAAAGATGCAGACCCATTAGAGTTCTTGCCAAGTGGGTTCTTGGAGAGAACAAAAGAACAAGGTATGGTTGTTCCTTCATGGGTACCCCAGATTGAAATCCTTAGGCATAGTTCAGTTGGTGGGTTTTTGAGTCACTGTGGGTGGAATTCAACCCTAGAGAGTATGGTGCATGGTGTGCCACTCATCACATGGCCACTGTTTGCAGAGCAGAGAATGAATGCGGTTGTGATGAGTGAGGGAGTGAAAGTGGGAGTGAGGCCAAGAGTGAGTGAAAATGGGTTGGTGGAAAGGGTGGAAATTGTGAAGGTGATAAAGTGTttgatggaagaagaagaaggaagagaaatgaGGAAGAGAATGAAAGAGTTGAAAGAAGATGCTGCTAATGCTATCAAAGAAGATGGATCTTCAACCAAAACCCTTTCTCAGATAGCATTCAAGTGGAAAAGTTTGGCCTGCGAAAACAGATTTTGCTGA
- the LOC114167202 gene encoding uncharacterized protein LOC114167202, protein MSSWNYGGSSSSNPIDDEPIIPDIVEDFTSDDFEEDNADNQEIVPIPPMDYNPYGEVQLEEAMQFDSKEATVSAIKHYHITNGYSFNVVESKPHLYVARCIHYNNGCQWRLRASYSKIRHHWEIKSIDGTHTCFSTIMSQDHCNLDSTQIASIVFHLVRTNPSIRIKSLVADIKSRYGYTVTYRRAWIAKEKAITMEYGDWDQSYNEVPRWLLAAQQTNPGTIFQLSGPPVNIDAEDGSSTYIMECCFWAFGPCIEGFKYCKPVVQVDGTFLTGRYHATLLTAIAQDGNRNIFPLAFAIVEGETNEALIWFFQLLREHVTPQPNLCLITDRGKGILSALRSEEVDWESDNLHSVYCIRHLGSNFNNRFKNVDLKKQFINLAYEVKQPIVQAKLSAMRSQYPQAVAWIDKIPLHKWSQAYDGERRYTHMTTNLAECMNSVLKGARSLPICALLKITFQNINAWFVERGLKADSMLRAGHQYPEDVTTLLQQNQQKSAYCHVQRYDRDNSEFEVQEISSPHCYRPKPISFTVRLNDWWCDCGHFQASRLPCQHVIAVCSFGHMPLSNFIDPVYTLDNINKAYQVQFHPLRNEDYWSTYTGPNLIQTPKLGVRLPDDLQGLGSITKWINPLRISQKNALIVALRVIIGDNVHFVNKLYIFYFN, encoded by the exons ATGAGTTCGTGGAATTATGGAGGATCTTCTTCGTCTAATCCAATTGATGACGAACCTATCATTCCAGACATTGTCGAAGACTTTACTTCCGATGATTTTGAGGAAGACAATGCAGACAATCAAGAAATTGTCCCAATTCCTCCTATGGATTACAATCCCTATGGGGAAGTCCAACTAGAAGAAGCCATGCAATTCGATTCTAAAGAAGCAACGGTGTCTGCCATCAAACATTATCACATCACTAATGGATACAGCTTCAATGTGGTAGAATCAAAACCGCATCTTTATGTTGCACGATGCATCCATTACAACAATGGATGTCAATGGCGTCTGAGGGCCAGTTATAGTAAAATCCGACATCATTGGGAAATCAAGTCCATTGATGGTACACATACGTGTTTCTCTACAATAATGTCACAAGATCACTGCAACCTAGATTCCACCCAAATTGCTtcaattgtttttcatttggtCCGCACAAATCCAAGCATTCGCATCAAAAGCTTGGTCGCTGACATCAAAAGTCGTTACGGATACACAGTCACATATAGAAGAGCATGGATTGCGAAGGAGAAAGCAATAACAATGGAGTACGGTGATTGGGACCAATCTTATAATGAAGTTCCCAGATGGTTACTAGCTGCCCAGCAAACCAATCCTGGGacaatttttcaactttccGGTCCTCCAGTTAATATTGATGCTGAGGATGGAAGTTCCACATACATTATGGAATGTTGCTTCTGGGCATTTGGACCTTGCATTGAAGGTTTTAAGTATTGTAAACCTGTTGTTCAAGTGGATGGAACCTTTTTAACAGGCAGATATCATGCCACCTTGCTTACTGCAATTGCTCAGGATGGAAATAGAAACATATTTCCTTTGGCATTTGCAATAGTAGAAGGTGAGACAAATGAGGCATTGATTTGGTTTTTTCAACTACTGCGAGAGCATGTAACTCCTCAGCCAAATCTCTGCCTAATTACTGATAGAGGCAAGGGAATTTTGTCAGCCCTACGATCGGAAGAAGTTGACTGGGAATCAGACAATCTTCACTCTGTCTACTGCATACGTCATCTGGGTTCCAACTTCAACAATCGCTTCAAAAATGTCGATCTCAAGAAACAATTCATTAACTTGG CTTATGAAGTCAAACAACCTATCGTGCAAGCAAAACTTTCAGCTATGAGGTCCCAATACCCACAAGCAGTAGCTTGGATTGATAAAATCCCCTTACATAAGTGGTCTCAGGCTTATGATGGGGAGCGCAGGTACACGCACATGACAACAAACTTGGCGGAGTGCATGAACTCTGTGCTAAAGGGGGCTCGCTCATTACCTATCTGTGCACTTTTGAAAATtacatttcaaaacataaatgcCTGGTTTGTTGAACGCGGCTTAAAGGCAGACTCTATGTTAAGAGCTGGACATCAATATCCAGAAGATGTCACAACCTTGCTCCAACAAAATCAACAGAAATCTGCATATTGTCATGTTCAACGCTACGATCGAGATAATTCAGAATTCGAGGTGCAAGAGATATCGAGCCCCCATTGCTATCGGCCAAAACCAATCTCATTCACTGTCAGATTAAACGATTGGTGGTGTGATTGTGGTCACTTCCAAGCTAGTCGATTACCCTGTCAGCACGTCATAGCTGTTTGTTCTTTTGGTCACATGccactttcaaattttatcgATCCAGTTTACACCCTTGATAACATAAATAAGGCTTATCAAGTCCAATTCCACCCCCTGCGAAATGAGGACTATTGGTCAACATATACAGGTCCTAATTTAATCCAGACCCCCAAACTAGGCGTAAGGCTTCCGGACGACCTCCAAGGACTAGGATCCATAACGAAATGGATCAACCCGTTACGGATAAGCCAAAAAAATGCTCTTATTGTCGCACTGAGGGTCATCATAGGGGACAATGTCCATTTCGTCAATAAgttgtacattttttatttcaattaa
- the LOC114166934 gene encoding protein FAR-RED IMPAIRED RESPONSE 1-like: MTAVRKQDMWMINSVIDEHNHDVSPTKSRLIRGNRKLNMQVKRTLDLNDQAGVRINKSFRSLVCDAGGFENLQFVERDARNYIGKQRRALGKEGDGQALLNHFSAMRELNKDFFFEIDMDPDNRISNVFWADARSRAAFMEFGDVVSFDTTYLTNKYDMPFAPFVGVNHHGHSILLGCGLLSAEDSSTFVWLFRCWLRCMGNKSPEGIVTDQCKAMQNAIQMVFPNTRHRWCLWHIMKKLPEKLIGYTNYKEIKHTMKQLVYESSTAEDFESGWNNFIELYDLELNEWLHTLFEERHRWVPCYLKCDFWAGMSTTQRSEGMNAFFDGFINSTTTLQQFVVQYDNALRSKAEKEYEADFNSVNTTIPCGSQSFIERQFQEEYTHAKFGEVQNEFRCKMNCNVKNVVFDGIRTKYFVKEALIWKDESADKMHEVIFDPSTKDIECSCRLFEFRGILCRHSLMVLAQEDVRCVSQKYILGRWSKRIRRRHTLIRASYNTKKDEPNVKRYDFLCKKFYDIAELACESQSGTDFLVDQLESLSKNASIRDAGATSLGAQKDMSSTPNTAVEHNNILSPVHVKRKGRPRGLRMQSTVEKIGKKNICKAARNKACRDGISVHHSDLGTSTKQSTGAEMNGRDINNMELVCKENLLLDWLT; this comes from the exons ATGACAGCAGTTCGAAAGCAAGATATGTGGATGATTAACAGTGTGATAGATGAACATAACCATGACGTTAGTCCAACAAAATCCAGGCTTATTCGTGGGAATAGAAAGCTGAATATGCAAGTCAAAAGGACCCTTGACCTAAATGACCAAGCCGGTGTTCGCATTAATAAGAGCTTTCGGTCCTTGGTGTGTGATGCAGGGggatttgaaaatttacaatttgTGGAACGAGACGCTAGGAACTACATTGGTAAGCAAAGACGTGCATTAGGGAAGGAAGGTGACGGACAAGCTTTGTTAAACCACTTTTCAGCTATGAGGGAATTGAATAaagatttcttttttgaaattgaTATGGATCCAGATAATCGCATTAGCAACGTATTTTGGGCTGATGCTAGGAGTAGGGCTGCCTTTATGGAGTTTGGGGATGTTGTATCATTTGATACAACGTACTTAACCAATAAGTACGACATGCCATTTGCACCATTTGTTGGGGTTAATCACCATGGTCATTCAATCTTACTAGGTTGTGGACTTCTATCTGCAGAAGACAGTAGTACATTTGTGTGGCTATTTCGATGTTGGTTGCGATGCATGGGAAATAAATCCCCTGAAGGCATTGTCACTGATCAGTGCAAGGCTATGCAAAATGCAATCCAAATGGTCTTCCCCAACACACGACATCGTTGGTGCCTTTGGCACATAATGAAGAAACTTCCCGAAAAATTGATTGGTTATACAAACTACAAGGAAATCAAGCATACCATGAAGCAATTGGTGTATGAATCATCTACTGCAGAGGATTTTGAGAGTGGATGGAATAATTTCATTGAACTGTATGACCTAGAACTAAATGAATGGTTGCACACCCTATTTGAAGAAAGGCATCGATGGGTGCCATGTTATTTGAAATGTGATTTTTGGGCTGGTATGTCGACAACACAAAGAAGTGAGGGGATGAACGCCTTTTTTGATGGGTTCATTAACTCTACAACCACACTCCAACAATTTGTGGTTCAATATGACAACGCCCTTCGTTCCAAGGCAGAGAAGGAGTACGAGGCGGACTTCAATTCTGTTAATACTACCATTCCCTGTGGATCTCAATCATTTATCGAGAGGCAATTTCAGGAGGAATACACTCATGCAAAATTTGGGGAAGTGCAAAACGAATTTCGGTGCAAAATGAACTGTAACGTGAaaaatgttgtatttgatgGGATTAggacaaaatattttgtcaaagAAGCTTTGATATGGAAAGACGAAAGTGCAGACAAGATGCATGAAGTTATATTTGATCCTTCAACAAAAGACATTGAATGCTCTTGTCGACTGTTTGAGTTTAGAGGTATTCTTTGTCGACACAGCCTAATGGTCCTTGCACAAGAAGATGTTAGATGTGTTTCACAAAAGTATATTCTTGGTCGGTGGAGTAAACGGATACGTAGAAGGCATACTTTGATACGAGCATCATACAACACTAAGAAAGACGAACCAAATGTTAAGAGGTATGACTTTTTGTGTAAGAAATTTTATGACATTGCTGAGCTTGCATGTGAAAGTCAAAGTGGAACAGACTTCCTTGTTGACCAACTGGAGTCGTTGTCAAAAAATGCATCCATAAGAGATGCGGGAGCAACTTCATTAGGGGCTCAAAAAGACATGTCTTCTACACCTAATACTGCAGTTGAACACAACAATATACTAAGCCCAGTCCATGTCAAAAGAAAGGGTCGACCACGAGGATTAAGGATGCAATCAACCGTTGAAAAGATtggcaaaaaaaatatatgtaaggCTGCAAGGAACAAAGCATGTAGGGATGGAATCTCAGTCCATCACAGTGACCTTGGGACTTCTACTAAACAATCTACTGGTGCAGAAATGAATGGAAGAGATATAAACAACATG GAACTAGTTTGCAAAGAAAATCTACTTTTGGATTGGTTGACCTAA
- the LOC114167205 gene encoding hydroquinone glucosyltransferase-like — protein sequence MEKTTHIAVIPGIGFTHLVPILNFSKRLVQLHPHFHVTCIIPSIGSLPNASKAILQTLPPNINPILLPPVNLNDQPQGTRSVIKIHLAITRSMQSIHHTLKSITSNTPIVAMIIDSFAGEALGFAPEFNMLCYIYFPCSVTTLSTYLYMPKLDEEASCEYKDLPHPIQVPGCLPFHGRDLCTLARDRTGLPHELFLQRVKRISLVDGIFVNTFLEMETDPIRAFTDEERGYPPLYPVGPIVQTGTATADSTTGLECLTWLDKQQDGSVLYVCFGSGGTLSQEQMNELAHGLELSKHKFLWVVRAPSDKAGAGYLDGEKDVDPSEFLPSGFLERTKEQGMVVPSWAPQIEILGHGSVGGFLSHCGWNSTLESVVHGLPLITWPLFAEQRMNAVVMSEGLKVGVRARVSENGLVERVEIVEKIKCLMEEEEGREMRKRVKELKEAATNALKPDGASTKTLSQLAIKWKNLA from the exons ATGGAGAAAACAACACATATTGCAGTTATTCCTGGTATAGGCTTCACCCATTTAGTTCCCATTCTTAATTTCTCCAAACGACTAGTTCAGCTCCATCCACATTTCCATGTCACCTGCATCATTCCCTCAATTGGCTCTCTCCCAAATGCCTCAAAAGCCATTCTTCAAACTCTTCCTCCTAACATCAACCCCATTTTGCTTCCACCGGTTAACCTCAATGACCAACCACAAGGGACTCGTTCAGTAATCAAAATTCATCTCGCTATCACTCGCTCTATGCAATCTATTCATCACACACTGAAGTCCATAACTTCCAACACACCTATCGTCGCCATGATCATTGATTCTTTTGCCGGCGAAGCACTAGGTTTCGCTCCAGAGTTCAACATGTTGTGCTACATTTACTTCCCTTGCTCAGTCACCACACTCTCCACGTACCTCTACATGCCCAAGTTGGACGAGGAAGCATCATGTGAGTACAAAGATCTGCCTCATCCTATCCAAGTACCAGGTTGTCTTCCATTTCACGGTCGCGATCTGTGTACCCTAGCACGAGATCGGACTGGCCTCCCTCACGAACTCTTTCTACAACGTGTTAAACGTATCTCTCTCGTTGATGGAATCTTTGTTAATACCTTCTTGGAAATGGAAACGGATCCAATCAGAGCATTCACAGATGAGGAAAGGGGTTACCCTCCTTTGTATCCTGTTGGACCAATTGTTCAAACAGGGACAGCCACGGCTGATTCGACAACTGGGTTGGAGTGTCTGACATGGTTGGACAAACAACAAGATGGTTCGGTTCTGTATGTTTGTTTTGGGAGTGGTGGAACACTGTCGCAAGAGCAAATGAATGAGCTGGCACATGGTTTGGAATTGAGCAAGCACAAGTTCTTGTGGGTTGTGAGAGCACCAAGTGATAAAGCCGGTGCTGGTTATCTTGATGGAGAAAAAGATGTAGATCCATCCGAGTTCTTGCCAAGTGGGTTCTTGGAGAGGACAAAAGAACAAG GTATGGTTGTTCCTTCATGGGCACCCCAGATTGAGATCCTAGGGCATGGTTCAGTTGGTGGGTTTTTGAGTCACTGTGGGTGGAATTCGACGCTGGAGAGTGTGGTGCATGGTCTGCCACTCATCACGTGGCCACTGTTTGCAGAGCAGAGAATGAATGCGGTTGTGATGAGTGAGGGTTTGAAAGTGGGAGTGAGGGCAAGAGTGAGTGAAAATGGGTTGGTGGAAAGGGTGGAAATTGTTGAGAAGATAAAGTGTttgatggaagaagaagaaggaagagaaatgaGGAAGAGAGTGAAGGAGTTGAAAGAAGCTGCCACAAATGCTCTCAAACCAGATGGGGCTTCAACAAAAACCCTTTCTCAGTTAGCAATCAAGTGGAAAAATTTGGCATGA
- the LOC114166932 gene encoding uncharacterized protein LOC114166932, which produces MDPWEALAVDDEVLKKFLERSNSATTFIPGPAANAQAVILNRQLDEAHNTQEFMNKMAAASHARDFYSNAWKWAEQFIKHHALVQDRDIKNITPLSQRKSLERMPFMACVVKECKPNGLGDMLITMKDPSDIAKASIHNKVLKDAEFGSDVAVGSVLLLKEVAVFKHPRLIQYLNITLRNIVKVFKYNISPPTEEEVKASLPVVRLNYVPKKTVDQNKETNVQSDLNVNQNINMDHNIGANVDTNNPPPVSANVDEILQKMISPSTQSPSYELGETSKDESSALDNISHS; this is translated from the exons ATGGATCCGTGGGAGGCATTGGCGGTAGATGACGAggttctcaaaaaatttctagAAAGGTCGAACTCAGCCACAACTTTCATCCCTGGACCAGCTGCAAACGCCCAGGCTGTTATCCTTAACAGGCAATTAGATGAAGCACACAATACACAAGAGTTTATGAACAAAATGGCTGCTGCGAGTCATGCACGTGATTTTTACTCAAATGCTTGGAAGTGGGCAGAGCAGTTCATCAAACACCATG CTCTGGTTCAGGATAgagacattaaaaatataactccATTGTCACAAAGGAAATCATTGGAAAGAATGCCCTTTATGGCTTGTGTAGTCAAAGAATGTAAGCCAAACGGGCTTGGTGACATGCTTATCACTATGAAG GACCCATCTGATATCGCGAAAGCTAGCATCCACAATAAAGTGCTTAAGGATGCTGAATTTGGTTCAGATGTTGCTGTTGGATCTGTTCTGCTATTGAAAGAA GTTGCCGTCTTCAAGCATCCTCGACTGATTCAATACCTAAATATCACTCTAAGGAACATTGTCaag GTTTTCAAATATAACATTAGCCCTCCAACTGAAGAAGAAGTAAAGGCTTCTTTGCCTGTGGTGCGACTTAACTATGTTCCGAAAAAAACTGTCGATCAAAATAAGGAGACAAATGTGCAATCTGATTTAAACGTaaatcaaaacataaatatGGATCATAATATCGGGGCAAATGTCGACACCAACAACCCACCACCTGTGTCGGCCAATGTGGACGAAATACTACAGAAGATGATTTCTCCCTCAACTCAAAGTCCTTCTTATGAACTGGGGGAGACCTCTAAGGATGAATCATCTGCCTTGGATAATATTTCACATAGTTAG